A stretch of Faecalibacterium duncaniae DNA encodes these proteins:
- a CDS encoding phosphatidate cytidylyltransferase, with protein sequence MKTRIITAIVGILVLIGVLFTFDTLVFNFVIAAITLIAIHEVFKALGFGRKEWPMYAVFVPYTLLIMLSSYQVWRRLVMPASFLMVLFFGIYLVVRNAQVDFAKASGLVMFSGIVIFCFYSFIRLKELLPVETYGYDAMFFILLILCFAWGGDTCAYFAGRAFGKHKLCPVVSPKKTVEGAIGGVLGTMVFGVIATVIYSIAANRMEAFTRTNIGVSMYVIIALLACVAAVLGIYGDLFASVVKRQCGIKDYGTIFPGHGGILDRFDSVMFIAPFVTMVVIAVFYH encoded by the coding sequence ATGAAAACTCGTATCATAACCGCAATTGTGGGCATCCTCGTCCTGATCGGGGTGCTGTTCACCTTTGACACGCTGGTGTTCAATTTTGTCATTGCCGCCATTACCCTGATCGCCATCCACGAGGTCTTCAAGGCCCTGGGCTTTGGCAGAAAGGAATGGCCCATGTACGCCGTGTTTGTGCCCTACACCCTGCTGATCATGCTGTCCAGCTATCAGGTGTGGCGGCGGCTGGTCATGCCGGCATCCTTCTTGATGGTGCTGTTCTTCGGCATCTATCTGGTGGTGCGCAACGCACAGGTGGATTTTGCAAAAGCCAGCGGTCTGGTGATGTTTTCCGGCATCGTGATCTTCTGCTTCTACTCCTTTATCCGTTTGAAGGAGCTGCTGCCGGTGGAGACCTACGGCTATGACGCGATGTTCTTTATTCTGCTCATCCTCTGCTTTGCCTGGGGCGGCGATACCTGCGCCTACTTTGCAGGCAGAGCCTTTGGCAAGCACAAACTCTGCCCCGTGGTCAGCCCCAAAAAGACCGTGGAGGGAGCCATTGGCGGCGTGCTGGGCACCATGGTGTTCGGCGTGATCGCCACCGTGATCTACTCCATTGCGGCCAACCGGATGGAGGCGTTCACCCGCACCAACATCGGCGTTTCGATGTACGTGATCATTGCCCTGCTGGCCTGTGTGGCCGCTGTGCTGGGCATCTACGGCGACCTGTTCGCCAGCGTGGTCAAGCGCCAGTGCGGCATCAAGGATTATGGTACCATCTTCCCGGGCCACGGCGGCATTCTGGACCGCTTCGACAGCGTCATGTTCATTGCGCCGTTCGTCACCATGGTGGTCATCGCTGTTTTCTATCACTGA
- the dxr gene encoding 1-deoxy-D-xylulose-5-phosphate reductoisomerase, whose amino-acid sequence MSKKITLLGSTGSIGTQSLDVIRAQGYEVFGLSAHSHVEKILEQIEEFHPRYVCMTDPDAAARLDAALAGRANAPRLLTGPEGLKELAAMDGPDVVLNSVVGIAGLGASLTAIESGHDLALANKESLVTGGHLVTQAVAKHGVKLLPVDSEHSAIFQCLQDKESAKSLTKILLTASGGPFFGMKTEELRGKTKADALKHPNWNMGAKITIDSATLMNKGLELIEAVWLFGLPPEKIQIVVQRQSIVHSAVQYSDNSIIAQLGVPDMRIPIQYALTYPARVPGVVPELDFTTLKLLTFDVADEETFRCLAACKKAIKKGGLGPCAANGANEEAVKLFLEDKIGFLDIGRLVEAVVDSDSFGGDYTLADVYECDKMARAFVRAHL is encoded by the coding sequence ATGTCTAAAAAAATCACGCTGCTGGGTTCTACCGGTTCCATCGGCACCCAGAGCCTGGATGTCATCCGTGCCCAGGGGTATGAGGTGTTCGGCCTTTCCGCCCACAGCCATGTGGAGAAGATCCTGGAGCAGATCGAGGAGTTCCACCCCCGGTATGTCTGCATGACCGACCCCGATGCCGCCGCCCGGCTGGACGCGGCTCTGGCGGGCCGTGCCAACGCCCCCCGGCTGCTGACCGGCCCCGAGGGCCTGAAGGAGCTGGCCGCCATGGACGGACCCGATGTGGTGCTGAACAGTGTGGTGGGCATCGCCGGTCTGGGTGCCAGCCTGACCGCCATTGAGAGCGGCCACGATCTGGCCCTTGCCAACAAGGAGAGCCTTGTCACGGGCGGCCACCTGGTGACCCAGGCTGTGGCAAAGCACGGCGTGAAGCTGCTGCCTGTGGACAGCGAGCACTCCGCCATCTTCCAGTGCCTGCAGGACAAGGAGAGCGCCAAGAGCCTGACCAAGATCCTGCTCACGGCCTCCGGCGGCCCCTTCTTCGGCATGAAGACCGAGGAGCTGCGGGGCAAGACCAAGGCCGATGCCCTCAAGCACCCCAACTGGAACATGGGTGCCAAGATCACCATCGACTCCGCCACCCTGATGAACAAGGGCCTGGAGCTGATCGAGGCGGTCTGGCTGTTCGGCCTGCCCCCCGAGAAGATCCAGATCGTGGTGCAGCGCCAGAGCATTGTCCACTCTGCCGTGCAGTACAGCGATAACTCCATCATCGCCCAGCTGGGCGTGCCCGATATGCGCATCCCCATCCAGTACGCCCTGACCTACCCGGCCCGTGTGCCCGGTGTGGTGCCCGAGCTGGACTTTACCACTCTGAAGCTGCTGACCTTCGATGTGGCCGACGAGGAGACCTTCCGCTGCCTGGCTGCCTGCAAGAAGGCCATCAAGAAGGGCGGTCTGGGCCCCTGCGCCGCCAACGGTGCCAACGAGGAGGCAGTGAAGCTCTTCCTCGAGGATAAGATCGGCTTCCTCGATATCGGCCGACTGGTGGAGGCTGTTGTGGACAGCGACAGCTTTGGCGGCGATTACACCCTGGCCGATGTGTATGAGTGCGACAAGATGGCCCGCGCCTTTGTGAGAGCGCACCTGTAA
- a CDS encoding M50 family metallopeptidase yields MSFIVTFIAAVFVFSAVIAIHEFGHFMVAKLCGVQVNEFSIGMGPVLCKRVRKGTQYSIRALPVGGFVALEGEESPESKQAEERSNPSAADGGSSPDRGALGIAETSPEEEKPAGIPLNEAPVWQRALIMLAGAGMNFVLGFVVMAILITAQSEPITSKVLYQVEENALCGQTGLQAGDKILAVNGRRCFVANDILYELMRTEDYTADFTVLRDGKKVELPGVQFDTWQDDKGETHMSLGFTVYGIKKTPLNVLKEAGNSVLYYGRIIFASLSDLLRGRESINDLSGPVGIVTAIGQAASYGWQDLLEMLALITVNVGIFNLLPFPALDGGKVVFLLIEGVTGHAVPEKIQSGLTVAAFALLFGLMIFATYNDILRLITGAM; encoded by the coding sequence ATGTCTTTTATTGTCACCTTTATTGCTGCGGTGTTCGTGTTCAGCGCCGTGATCGCCATCCACGAGTTCGGCCACTTCATGGTAGCAAAGCTCTGCGGTGTGCAGGTCAACGAGTTCTCCATCGGCATGGGGCCGGTGCTGTGCAAGCGGGTGCGCAAGGGCACCCAGTACAGCATCCGCGCCCTGCCCGTGGGCGGCTTTGTGGCGCTGGAAGGGGAGGAAAGCCCCGAGAGCAAGCAGGCGGAGGAACGGTCAAACCCCTCAGCCGCCGATGGCGGCAGCTCCCCTGATAGGGGAGCCCTTGGCATAGCGGAGACTTCCCCCGAGGAGGAAAAGCCTGCTGGTATTCCTCTGAATGAGGCCCCTGTCTGGCAGCGGGCCCTCATCATGCTGGCGGGTGCCGGGATGAACTTTGTGCTGGGCTTTGTGGTCATGGCCATCCTCATCACGGCCCAGAGCGAACCCATCACCAGCAAGGTCCTCTATCAGGTGGAGGAAAACGCCCTCTGCGGCCAGACCGGCCTGCAGGCAGGGGATAAGATCCTTGCGGTGAACGGCCGCCGCTGCTTTGTGGCAAACGATATCCTCTATGAGCTGATGCGCACGGAGGACTACACCGCCGATTTCACCGTTCTGCGGGACGGCAAAAAGGTGGAGCTGCCCGGTGTGCAGTTCGACACCTGGCAGGATGACAAGGGCGAGACCCACATGAGCCTGGGCTTTACAGTCTACGGCATCAAAAAAACACCGCTGAACGTGCTGAAAGAGGCGGGCAACAGCGTGCTCTACTACGGGCGCATCATCTTTGCCTCCCTCTCCGACCTGCTGCGGGGGCGGGAGAGCATCAACGACCTCTCCGGCCCGGTGGGCATCGTAACGGCCATCGGGCAGGCCGCCAGCTACGGCTGGCAGGACCTGCTGGAGATGCTGGCGCTCATCACCGTGAATGTGGGCATCTTCAACCTGCTGCCCTTCCCGGCGCTGGACGGCGGCAAAGTGGTGTTCCTGCTCATTGAGGGCGTGACCGGCCATGCCGTGCCCGAAAAGATCCAGAGCGGCCTGACCGTGGCGGCCTTTGCGCTGCTGTTCGGGCTGATGATTTTTGCAACTTACAACGATATCCTCCGGCTCATTACCGGGGCAATGTGA
- the uppS gene encoding polyprenyl diphosphate synthase translates to MNHPKEFAEGLSIGIIMDGNGRWAKQRGLPRTAGHKKGAAVFQDIANYCEELGVSSVTFYAFSTENWKRPLEEVSAIMKLFGEYLLKGFNYKDRNIRIKFLGDRAALDAKLQKLMNELEEDSAAKTGMTLNIAVNYGGRPEIVRAARQLAQQVAEGTLKPEDITEEMMSDHMYTAGQKDPDFILRPSGEKRLSNFMLWQAAYAELVEMDVLWPDFTRDDLDAAITEFNKRSRRFGGI, encoded by the coding sequence ATGAACCATCCCAAAGAATTTGCCGAGGGCCTTTCCATCGGCATCATCATGGACGGCAATGGCCGCTGGGCCAAGCAGCGGGGCCTGCCCCGCACCGCGGGCCACAAAAAGGGTGCCGCCGTGTTTCAGGATATCGCCAACTACTGCGAGGAGCTGGGCGTTTCGTCCGTGACCTTCTACGCCTTCTCCACCGAGAACTGGAAGCGCCCGCTGGAAGAGGTCTCCGCCATTATGAAGCTGTTCGGCGAGTATCTGCTCAAGGGCTTCAACTATAAGGACCGCAACATCCGCATCAAGTTCCTGGGTGATCGGGCCGCGCTGGATGCAAAGCTCCAGAAGCTGATGAACGAGCTGGAGGAGGACTCCGCTGCCAAGACCGGCATGACCCTGAACATTGCCGTGAACTACGGCGGCCGCCCCGAGATCGTGCGGGCCGCCCGGCAGCTGGCCCAGCAGGTGGCAGAGGGCACCCTCAAGCCCGAGGACATCACCGAAGAGATGATGAGCGACCACATGTATACCGCCGGCCAGAAGGACCCGGATTTCATCCTGCGTCCCTCGGGCGAGAAGCGCCTTTCCAACTTCATGCTCTGGCAGGCCGCTTACGCCGAACTGGTGGAGATGGATGTGCTCTGGCCTGATTTCACCCGTGATGACCTGGATGCCGCCATCACGGAGTTCAACAAGCGCTCCCGCCGGTTTGGCGGCATCTGA
- the pyrH gene encoding UMP kinase, translating to MALKYQRILLKISGEALGGEKGTGFDEPTMDAICGGVKKAHDLGVQIGIVVGGGNFWRGRSSGKMERTLADKIGMLATVMNALAVSDKLEQLGVETEVFTSITMPQVAPAFTRKDALKAMADGKIAIFGGGTGNPFFSTDTTTALRAVEVSADIMFKATMVDGVYDKDPHKYPDAKKYDTLTFTKVLEDRLAVMDGTAATLCRDNKLPILVFDLADPDNIAKAVQGENVGTLVYEG from the coding sequence ATGGCATTGAAATATCAGCGGATCCTTCTGAAGATCAGCGGCGAGGCCCTGGGCGGCGAAAAGGGCACCGGCTTTGACGAGCCGACCATGGACGCGATCTGCGGCGGCGTGAAAAAGGCCCACGACCTGGGCGTGCAGATCGGCATCGTGGTGGGCGGCGGCAACTTCTGGCGCGGCCGTTCCAGCGGTAAGATGGAGCGCACCCTGGCCGACAAGATCGGAATGCTGGCGACCGTGATGAACGCGCTGGCCGTCTCCGACAAGCTGGAGCAGCTGGGGGTGGAGACCGAGGTGTTCACCTCCATCACCATGCCGCAGGTGGCTCCTGCCTTTACCCGCAAGGATGCCCTGAAGGCCATGGCAGACGGCAAGATCGCCATCTTCGGCGGCGGCACCGGCAACCCCTTCTTCTCCACCGATACCACCACGGCCCTGCGTGCTGTTGAGGTGAGCGCGGACATCATGTTCAAGGCCACCATGGTGGACGGCGTGTACGACAAGGACCCCCACAAGTACCCCGATGCCAAAAAGTACGACACCCTGACCTTTACCAAGGTGCTGGAGGATCGCCTGGCTGTGATGGACGGCACTGCCGCCACCCTCTGCCGCGACAACAAGCTCCCCATCCTGGTTTTTGACCTGGCCGACCCGGACAACATTGCAAAGGCCGTGCAGGGCGAGAACGTTGGCACCCTGGTCTACGAGGGCTGA
- a CDS encoding type II toxin-antitoxin system RelE/ParE family toxin produces MQEYEIEFYDKADGSEPAKEFILALDAKMRAKVVRTVGLLREEGPSLREPYSKHLEDGIFEIRTKFGSDITRVLYFFVIGRRIILTNGFVKKTQKTPASEIALAKQYRADYLSRKECSQ; encoded by the coding sequence GTGCAGGAATACGAGATCGAATTTTATGACAAAGCCGATGGCTCCGAACCGGCGAAAGAGTTTATTCTGGCTCTGGATGCGAAAATGCGGGCCAAGGTCGTGCGCACGGTCGGGCTTCTCCGGGAGGAAGGGCCTTCACTGCGGGAGCCGTACTCCAAGCATCTGGAGGATGGCATTTTTGAGATCCGCACCAAGTTCGGCTCCGACATTACCCGTGTGCTGTACTTTTTTGTGATCGGCAGAAGGATCATCCTTACGAACGGCTTTGTCAAAAAGACGCAGAAGACACCTGCTTCCGAGATCGCACTTGCAAAGCAGTACCGTGCCGATTATCTCAGCCGAAAGGAGTGCTCGCAATGA
- the frr gene encoding ribosome recycling factor, translated as MSSNTKAFEEKMKSSVEHLDRELAAVRAGRANPAVLDKVSVDYYGAPTPIQQVASVAVSEARTLTITPWDRTLLRAISKAIMASDVGITPIDDGSTIRLNFPAPTEERRKQLAKEVAKLGEEAKVAVRNVRRDAMDKAKAMKKAGELTEDTQKTMEEEVQKLTDKYIKNIDAAVEEKQKEIMSV; from the coding sequence ATGAGCAGCAACACCAAGGCATTTGAAGAAAAGATGAAGAGCTCCGTGGAGCATCTGGACCGCGAGCTGGCCGCTGTGCGTGCAGGCCGCGCCAACCCCGCCGTTCTGGACAAGGTGAGCGTGGACTACTACGGTGCCCCCACTCCCATCCAGCAGGTGGCCTCTGTGGCCGTGAGCGAGGCCCGCACCCTGACCATTACCCCCTGGGACCGCACCCTGCTGCGCGCCATCAGCAAGGCCATCATGGCCAGCGACGTGGGCATCACCCCCATTGATGACGGCTCCACCATCCGCCTGAACTTCCCGGCTCCCACCGAGGAGCGCCGCAAGCAGCTGGCAAAGGAAGTTGCCAAGCTGGGCGAGGAGGCCAAGGTGGCCGTGCGCAATGTCCGCCGCGACGCTATGGACAAGGCCAAGGCCATGAAGAAGGCCGGTGAGCTGACCGAGGATACCCAGAAGACCATGGAAGAAGAGGTCCAGAAGCTGACCGACAAGTATATCAAGAACATCGACGCAGCCGTTGAGGAAAAGCAGAAGGAGATCATGTCCGTCTGA
- a CDS encoding helix-turn-helix domain-containing protein, protein MTNFNDFLNEQMKDPEFKAEWDALDPEFAVIEAILAARKESGLTQQQLSERTGIAQTDISKLERGNGNPSLRTLQRLAAGMGMRVKIEFVPAK, encoded by the coding sequence ATGACCAATTTCAATGATTTTCTCAACGAACAGATGAAAGATCCTGAGTTTAAGGCAGAGTGGGATGCCCTTGACCCCGAATTTGCTGTGATCGAGGCGATCCTTGCCGCCCGGAAGGAAAGCGGACTGACCCAGCAGCAGCTTTCCGAGCGCACCGGCATTGCCCAGACAGACATCAGCAAGCTGGAGCGCGGCAACGGAAATCCTTCGCTTCGCACCCTGCAGCGGCTGGCTGCCGGTATGGGGATGCGGGTCAAGATCGAATTTGTTCCGGCAAAGTGA
- the ispG gene encoding flavodoxin-dependent (E)-4-hydroxy-3-methylbut-2-enyl-diphosphate synthase has product MRQLKREVKIGNVTIGGNNPIAVQTMLNVPVEDIEGNVAQAKRCEAAGCQILRVTCPSAADAKCIEAVKNAVNIPIVADIHFDYKAALACADVGVDKIRINPGNIGDDDRVKAVVQACQQKNIPIRIGVNGGSLEKHILAKYGAPVPEAMVESALYHVRLLEKFDFNNIVISIKNSNVPRMMEAYRQLSAVTDYPLHVGVTEAGTYQMGLLKSGMGIGGMLLEGIGDTIRVSLAAEPEKEVEAGYNILRAVGFPVAGPEVITCPTCGRTQYPCTEIANEVEKRLQGYKKSIKVAVMGCVVNGPGEAREADIGIAGGKGEAVLFIHGQPIKKLTGDNILDQFMEEIYKI; this is encoded by the coding sequence ATGCGGCAGCTGAAACGAGAAGTGAAGATCGGCAATGTGACCATTGGCGGCAACAACCCCATTGCGGTGCAGACCATGCTGAATGTCCCCGTGGAGGACATTGAGGGCAACGTTGCCCAGGCAAAGCGCTGTGAGGCGGCGGGCTGCCAGATCCTGCGTGTGACCTGCCCCAGCGCGGCGGATGCCAAGTGCATCGAGGCCGTGAAGAACGCGGTGAACATCCCCATCGTGGCGGATATCCACTTTGACTACAAGGCAGCGCTGGCCTGCGCCGACGTTGGTGTGGACAAGATCCGCATCAACCCCGGCAACATCGGCGACGACGACCGGGTCAAGGCCGTGGTGCAGGCCTGCCAGCAGAAGAATATCCCCATCCGCATCGGCGTGAACGGCGGCAGCCTGGAAAAGCACATTCTGGCAAAGTACGGCGCGCCCGTGCCCGAGGCCATGGTGGAAAGCGCTCTGTACCATGTCCGCCTGCTGGAGAAGTTCGATTTCAACAACATCGTCATCTCCATCAAGAACTCCAACGTGCCCCGCATGATGGAGGCCTACCGCCAGCTGAGCGCTGTGACCGATTACCCCCTGCATGTGGGCGTGACCGAGGCCGGTACTTACCAGATGGGCCTGCTCAAGAGCGGCATGGGTATTGGCGGGATGCTGCTGGAGGGCATCGGCGATACCATCCGCGTCTCGCTGGCCGCCGAGCCTGAGAAGGAAGTGGAAGCAGGCTACAACATCCTGCGCGCCGTGGGCTTCCCCGTGGCTGGCCCCGAGGTCATCACCTGCCCCACCTGCGGCCGCACCCAGTACCCCTGCACCGAGATCGCCAACGAGGTGGAAAAGCGCCTGCAGGGCTATAAGAAATCCATCAAGGTGGCCGTCATGGGCTGCGTGGTCAATGGCCCCGGCGAGGCCCGCGAAGCCGATATCGGCATTGCAGGCGGCAAGGGCGAGGCTGTCCTCTTCATCCACGGCCAGCCCATCAAGAAGCTGACCGGGGATAATATCCTCGACCAGTTCATGGAGGAAATCTATAAGATCTGA